In one Populus nigra chromosome 12, ddPopNigr1.1, whole genome shotgun sequence genomic region, the following are encoded:
- the LOC133669970 gene encoding uncharacterized protein LOC133669970 isoform X3 — translation MSATRNGTHESSDVLSTRSLSEISEVETVRLSVDLVSASRKNLGLLRTVSESPWLHERATILEAIRRYDELWMPLISDLMEGSSPPMVLPPLDVEWVWFCHTLNPVSYRKYCEKRFSKLIGKPAIFYKENEEYSLMRCEELWMKRYPNESFENEVDITSSKLQDLHVAQDHEDLLNEVEKQRHVYSKFSWPYMSEIVYLIAARQRYKGFLYVLQRFADDCSSRLLPSLDILLMWVTHQSYPTVYAEDLKEMEGDMGKIVGLWETVRSKEVEETKKLWERAFDQPYVKAGGAIEFGGVASIVKPPVYWEVSDTDVNTKYKSLLPRFLLEVCVFVRLNSRTKPVQQERQHNFLRLQIVRCHRELKIDKPISSFSSDTWKKVTHLYCEFGTKGLMLEVRKHGGGCFKTSKLEDSKTFLWNDLLRAPSLTLETHLDDKQARAVASITPPAQAPYLLKCVPDKVTDDSGAMVSDVILRMNNYKPQEGRWLSRTVLDHAGRECFVVRMRVAGGFWRRGGEIPSAVKWEDRIIEIREGSWSYVAGSIGRAPVQRK, via the exons ATGTCTGCGACTCGAAACGGAACTCACGAGAGCTCAGATGTATTGTCAACGAGATCACTCAGTGAAATATCAGAGGTTGAAACAGTTCGTTTAAGTGTTGATCTTGTGTCAGCTTCAAGAAAAAATCTTGGGTTGTTGAGGACTGTTAGCGAGTCTCCCTGGCTTCATGAGAGAGCTACTATTCTTGAAGCTATAAGAAG gtATGACGAGCTTTGGATGCCGTTGATTTCTGATCTGATGGAGGGGTCTTCACCTCCTATGGTTCTTCCTCCTCTCGATGTTGAATGGGTTTGGTTTTGTCACACCTTGAATCCG GTGAGTTACAGGAAATACTGTGAGAAAAGGTTCTCAAAACTGATTGGAAAACCAgcaattttttataaagagaACGAAGAGTATTCATTGATGAGATGTGAAGAGCTTTGGATGAAAAGATATCCAAATGAGTCTTTTGAGAATGAAGTTGATATTACTTCATCAAAGTTGCAAGACCTTCATGTTGCTCAAGATCACGAGGATCTACTGAATGAAGTTGAGAAGCAAAGACATGTTTATAGCAAATTTTCATGGCCATACATGAGTGAGATTGTTTACTTGATAGCAGCAAGGCAAAGATACAAAGGATTCTTGTATGTGTTGCAGAGATTTGCAGATGATTGCTCATCAAGATTATTGCCTAGCTTGGATATTTTGCTCATGTGGGTGACACATCAG AGTTATCCAACAGTATATGCAGAGGATTTGAAAGAGATGGAGGGTGATATGGGGAAGATAGTGGGCTTATGGGAGACTGTAAGAAGTAAAGAGGTGGAAGAGACAAAGAAGCTATGGGAAAGAGCCTTTGACCAGCCTTATGTGAAAGCTGGTGGAGCCATAGAATTTGGCGGGGTTGCTTCAATAGTCAAGCCACCAGTGTATTGGGAGGTCTCAGATACAGATGTCAACACCAAATACAAGTCCCTGCTGCCTAGGTTCCTTCTGGAG GTATGTGTTTTCGTGAGGCTCAATTCTAGGACGAAGCCAGTGCAACAGGAAAGACAACATAATTTTCTTCGTCTGCAAATAGTAAGATGTCACAGGGAGCTGAAGATTGATAAACCAATTTCCAGCTTCTCCTCAGATACATGGAAAAAAGTAACACATCTCTACTGTGAGTTTGGAACCAAAGGACTAATGCTTGAGGTTCGGAAACATGGAGGTGGCTGTTTTAAAACAAGCAAATTGGAAGATTCTAAAACATTTCTTTGGAATGATTTATTAAGAGCACCCTCTCTTACGCTGGAAACACATTTAGATGATAAACAAGCGAGGGCTGTTGCTTCAATAACCCCACCAGCCCAAGCACCATACTTGCTGAAATGTGTACCAGACAAAGTCACAGACGATTCAGGGGCCATGGTCTCGGATGTGATTCTGAGAATGAACAATTATAAGCCTCAAGAAGGTCGGTGGTTGTCTCGCACCGTCCTTGATCATGCAGGGAGGGAGTGTTTTGTTGTCCGAATGAG AGTGGCAGGAGGGTTTTGGAGGAGAGGAGGTGAAATCCCATCAGCAGTCAAATGGGAGGATAGGATTATAGAGATACGCGAAGGTTCTTGGTCTTATGTTGCTGGTTCGATTGGTAGAGCACCTG TACAGAGAAAATAG
- the LOC133669970 gene encoding uncharacterized protein LOC133669970 isoform X1, whose translation MSATRNGTHESSDVLSTRSLSEISEVETVRLSVDLVSASRKNLGLLRTVSESPWLHERATILEAIRRYDELWMPLISDLMEGSSPPMVLPPLDVEWVWFCHTLNPVSYRKYCEKRFSKLIGKPAIFYKENEEYSLMRCEELWMKRYPNESFENEVDITSSKLQDLHVAQDHEDLLNEVEKQRHVYSKFSWPYMSEIVYLIAARQRYKGFLYVLQRFADDCSSRLLPSLDILLMWVTHQSYPTVYAEDLKEMEGDMGKIVGLWETVRSKEVEETKKLWERAFDQPYVKAGGAIEFGGVASIVKPPVYWEVSDTDVNTKYKSLLPRFLLEVCVFVRLNSRTKPVQQERQHNFLRLQIVRCHRELKIDKPISSFSSDTWKKVTHLYCEFGTKGLMLEVRKHGGGCFKTSKLEDSKTFLWNDLLRAPSLTLETHLDDKQARAVASITPPAQAPYLLKCVPDKVTDDSGAMVSDVILRMNNYKPQEGRWLSRTVLDHAGRECFVVRMRVAGGFWRRGGEIPSAVKWEDRIIEIREGSWSYVAGSIGRAPEKIVGTATPREPPEHWQAAWCFSTGDELLISWESSTSMSDLNFCLRNQKSSDSLVKLLKGKKMQYRARKISSKSKEHEKRENTEETDEEDEDEEGFLTLVRFTEDNPIGRPTALLNWKLLIVELLPEEDAVFVLLLCISILRSISEMRKEDVGSLLIRRRLKEAKLGARDWGSVILHPSSFSSTISSPYLQPWYWNAKSVIAPDGGDNVTKQPAVSHSPVEGGDKLYKKGIMA comes from the exons ATGTCTGCGACTCGAAACGGAACTCACGAGAGCTCAGATGTATTGTCAACGAGATCACTCAGTGAAATATCAGAGGTTGAAACAGTTCGTTTAAGTGTTGATCTTGTGTCAGCTTCAAGAAAAAATCTTGGGTTGTTGAGGACTGTTAGCGAGTCTCCCTGGCTTCATGAGAGAGCTACTATTCTTGAAGCTATAAGAAG gtATGACGAGCTTTGGATGCCGTTGATTTCTGATCTGATGGAGGGGTCTTCACCTCCTATGGTTCTTCCTCCTCTCGATGTTGAATGGGTTTGGTTTTGTCACACCTTGAATCCG GTGAGTTACAGGAAATACTGTGAGAAAAGGTTCTCAAAACTGATTGGAAAACCAgcaattttttataaagagaACGAAGAGTATTCATTGATGAGATGTGAAGAGCTTTGGATGAAAAGATATCCAAATGAGTCTTTTGAGAATGAAGTTGATATTACTTCATCAAAGTTGCAAGACCTTCATGTTGCTCAAGATCACGAGGATCTACTGAATGAAGTTGAGAAGCAAAGACATGTTTATAGCAAATTTTCATGGCCATACATGAGTGAGATTGTTTACTTGATAGCAGCAAGGCAAAGATACAAAGGATTCTTGTATGTGTTGCAGAGATTTGCAGATGATTGCTCATCAAGATTATTGCCTAGCTTGGATATTTTGCTCATGTGGGTGACACATCAG AGTTATCCAACAGTATATGCAGAGGATTTGAAAGAGATGGAGGGTGATATGGGGAAGATAGTGGGCTTATGGGAGACTGTAAGAAGTAAAGAGGTGGAAGAGACAAAGAAGCTATGGGAAAGAGCCTTTGACCAGCCTTATGTGAAAGCTGGTGGAGCCATAGAATTTGGCGGGGTTGCTTCAATAGTCAAGCCACCAGTGTATTGGGAGGTCTCAGATACAGATGTCAACACCAAATACAAGTCCCTGCTGCCTAGGTTCCTTCTGGAG GTATGTGTTTTCGTGAGGCTCAATTCTAGGACGAAGCCAGTGCAACAGGAAAGACAACATAATTTTCTTCGTCTGCAAATAGTAAGATGTCACAGGGAGCTGAAGATTGATAAACCAATTTCCAGCTTCTCCTCAGATACATGGAAAAAAGTAACACATCTCTACTGTGAGTTTGGAACCAAAGGACTAATGCTTGAGGTTCGGAAACATGGAGGTGGCTGTTTTAAAACAAGCAAATTGGAAGATTCTAAAACATTTCTTTGGAATGATTTATTAAGAGCACCCTCTCTTACGCTGGAAACACATTTAGATGATAAACAAGCGAGGGCTGTTGCTTCAATAACCCCACCAGCCCAAGCACCATACTTGCTGAAATGTGTACCAGACAAAGTCACAGACGATTCAGGGGCCATGGTCTCGGATGTGATTCTGAGAATGAACAATTATAAGCCTCAAGAAGGTCGGTGGTTGTCTCGCACCGTCCTTGATCATGCAGGGAGGGAGTGTTTTGTTGTCCGAATGAG AGTGGCAGGAGGGTTTTGGAGGAGAGGAGGTGAAATCCCATCAGCAGTCAAATGGGAGGATAGGATTATAGAGATACGCGAAGGTTCTTGGTCTTATGTTGCTGGTTCGATTGGTAGAGCACCTG AGAAAATAGTAGGAACGGCAACACCAAGAGAACCTCCAGAACATTGGCAAGCAGCATGGTGTTTTTCAACAGGAGATGAATTGCTGATAAGTTGGGAATCATCAACATCAATGTCTGACCTGAATTTTTGTTTGAGAAACCAAAAATCTTCTGACTCATTG GTGAAGTTGTTGAAGGGTAAGAAAATGCAATATCGAGCAAGAAAAATTAGTTCCAAGAGCAAAGAGCATGAAAAGCGAGAAAATACAGAAGAAACTGACGAGGAAGACGAAGACGAGGAAGGGTTTCTGACTCTTGTTCGGTTCACAGAAGATAATCCAATAGGAAGGCCAACAGCTCTTCTAAATTGGAAGTTATTGATAGTTGAACTATTGCCTGAAGAAGATGCAGTTTTTGTACTACTTCTATGCATTTCAATACTTCGAAGTATATCAGAAATGAGAAAGGAAGACGTTGGAAGCTTGCTTATTAGGAGAAGATTAAAAGAAGCAAAACTTGGAGCTAGAGATTGGGGTTCTGTGATACTTCATCCTTCCTCATTTT
- the LOC133669970 gene encoding uncharacterized protein LOC133669970 isoform X2 — protein MSATRNGTHESSDVLSTRSLSEISEVETVRLSVDLVSASRKNLGLLRTVSESPWLHERATILEAIRRYDELWMPLISDLMEGSSPPMVLPPLDVEWVWFCHTLNPVSYRKYCEKRFSKLIGKPAIFYKENEEYSLMRCEELWMKRYPNESFENEVDITSSKLQDLHVAQDHEDLLNEVEKQRHVYSKFSWPYMSEIVYLIAARQRYKGFLYVLQRFADDCSSRLLPSLDILLMWVTHQVCVFVRLNSRTKPVQQERQHNFLRLQIVRCHRELKIDKPISSFSSDTWKKVTHLYCEFGTKGLMLEVRKHGGGCFKTSKLEDSKTFLWNDLLRAPSLTLETHLDDKQARAVASITPPAQAPYLLKCVPDKVTDDSGAMVSDVILRMNNYKPQEGRWLSRTVLDHAGRECFVVRMRVAGGFWRRGGEIPSAVKWEDRIIEIREGSWSYVAGSIGRAPEKIVGTATPREPPEHWQAAWCFSTGDELLISWESSTSMSDLNFCLRNQKSSDSLVKLLKGKKMQYRARKISSKSKEHEKRENTEETDEEDEDEEGFLTLVRFTEDNPIGRPTALLNWKLLIVELLPEEDAVFVLLLCISILRSISEMRKEDVGSLLIRRRLKEAKLGARDWGSVILHPSSFSSTISSPYLQPWYWNAKSVIAPDGGDNVTKQPAVSHSPVEGGDKLYKKGIMA, from the exons ATGTCTGCGACTCGAAACGGAACTCACGAGAGCTCAGATGTATTGTCAACGAGATCACTCAGTGAAATATCAGAGGTTGAAACAGTTCGTTTAAGTGTTGATCTTGTGTCAGCTTCAAGAAAAAATCTTGGGTTGTTGAGGACTGTTAGCGAGTCTCCCTGGCTTCATGAGAGAGCTACTATTCTTGAAGCTATAAGAAG gtATGACGAGCTTTGGATGCCGTTGATTTCTGATCTGATGGAGGGGTCTTCACCTCCTATGGTTCTTCCTCCTCTCGATGTTGAATGGGTTTGGTTTTGTCACACCTTGAATCCG GTGAGTTACAGGAAATACTGTGAGAAAAGGTTCTCAAAACTGATTGGAAAACCAgcaattttttataaagagaACGAAGAGTATTCATTGATGAGATGTGAAGAGCTTTGGATGAAAAGATATCCAAATGAGTCTTTTGAGAATGAAGTTGATATTACTTCATCAAAGTTGCAAGACCTTCATGTTGCTCAAGATCACGAGGATCTACTGAATGAAGTTGAGAAGCAAAGACATGTTTATAGCAAATTTTCATGGCCATACATGAGTGAGATTGTTTACTTGATAGCAGCAAGGCAAAGATACAAAGGATTCTTGTATGTGTTGCAGAGATTTGCAGATGATTGCTCATCAAGATTATTGCCTAGCTTGGATATTTTGCTCATGTGGGTGACACATCAG GTATGTGTTTTCGTGAGGCTCAATTCTAGGACGAAGCCAGTGCAACAGGAAAGACAACATAATTTTCTTCGTCTGCAAATAGTAAGATGTCACAGGGAGCTGAAGATTGATAAACCAATTTCCAGCTTCTCCTCAGATACATGGAAAAAAGTAACACATCTCTACTGTGAGTTTGGAACCAAAGGACTAATGCTTGAGGTTCGGAAACATGGAGGTGGCTGTTTTAAAACAAGCAAATTGGAAGATTCTAAAACATTTCTTTGGAATGATTTATTAAGAGCACCCTCTCTTACGCTGGAAACACATTTAGATGATAAACAAGCGAGGGCTGTTGCTTCAATAACCCCACCAGCCCAAGCACCATACTTGCTGAAATGTGTACCAGACAAAGTCACAGACGATTCAGGGGCCATGGTCTCGGATGTGATTCTGAGAATGAACAATTATAAGCCTCAAGAAGGTCGGTGGTTGTCTCGCACCGTCCTTGATCATGCAGGGAGGGAGTGTTTTGTTGTCCGAATGAG AGTGGCAGGAGGGTTTTGGAGGAGAGGAGGTGAAATCCCATCAGCAGTCAAATGGGAGGATAGGATTATAGAGATACGCGAAGGTTCTTGGTCTTATGTTGCTGGTTCGATTGGTAGAGCACCTG AGAAAATAGTAGGAACGGCAACACCAAGAGAACCTCCAGAACATTGGCAAGCAGCATGGTGTTTTTCAACAGGAGATGAATTGCTGATAAGTTGGGAATCATCAACATCAATGTCTGACCTGAATTTTTGTTTGAGAAACCAAAAATCTTCTGACTCATTG GTGAAGTTGTTGAAGGGTAAGAAAATGCAATATCGAGCAAGAAAAATTAGTTCCAAGAGCAAAGAGCATGAAAAGCGAGAAAATACAGAAGAAACTGACGAGGAAGACGAAGACGAGGAAGGGTTTCTGACTCTTGTTCGGTTCACAGAAGATAATCCAATAGGAAGGCCAACAGCTCTTCTAAATTGGAAGTTATTGATAGTTGAACTATTGCCTGAAGAAGATGCAGTTTTTGTACTACTTCTATGCATTTCAATACTTCGAAGTATATCAGAAATGAGAAAGGAAGACGTTGGAAGCTTGCTTATTAGGAGAAGATTAAAAGAAGCAAAACTTGGAGCTAGAGATTGGGGTTCTGTGATACTTCATCCTTCCTCATTTT
- the LOC133669850 gene encoding pectinesterase inhibitor-like: protein MGSKNRVMILAATVLYLSLHFPSQTEAGAELVSKVCKHSQNYESCVQTLTSDPQTLSAPNGKAIAEKALEIARKESVDTSDFFTGLAHTNPASKSVLEQCASNFKEAVQFLNLSGLEGGTASLDVHYALDDAESCESVMSSGRVQIDSAAARIQKWTTVYDAAQATVVFLEN, encoded by the coding sequence atggGTTCCAAGAATCGCGTCATGATTCTTGCTGCCACTGTCTTGTATCTCTCCCTGCATTTTCCTTCTCAAACTGAGGCAGGAGCGGAATTGGTGAGTAAGGTTTGCAAACATAGCCAAAACTATGAATCCTGCGTTCAAACCCTGACGTCCGATCCACAAACTTTGTCAGCGCCTAATGGAAAGGCGATTGCAGAGAAAGCCCTGGAAATAGCAAGAAAAGAATCGGTTGATACAAGCGATTTCTTTACTGGCTTGGCTCACACAAACCCTGCATCCAAGTCAGTACTTGAGCAATGTGCATCCAATTTTAAAGAGGCAGTTCAATTCTTGAACCTCAGTGGGCTAGAAGGTGGCACGGCAAGCCTGGATGTGCATTATGCTCTTGATGATGCTGAATCTTGTGAAAGTGTAATGTCTTCGGGCCGTGTTCAAATTGATTCAGCTGCTGCTAGAATCCAGAAATGGACGACTGTCTATGATGCTGCCCAGGCAACCGTAGTATTTCTGGAAAATTGA